AACTTCACCGGCGGGTGTCCCACCTCGGCGGAGTCGAGTCCGACGCCGACGATCCGGTCGAGGTGGGGCTTCGCGGCCTCCAGCGTCGCGAGGGCCGACTCGGCGGACTCGTCCCGCAGGAAGCACATGATCAACTGTGTGGTGACGCCGTGGTTCTCCGCGCTGCTGCCCAGCGCCCGCCACAGCCCCTCGACGACCGTCCCCATGTCCACGCCCCGCGCGATGTGTGCCTGCGGGTCGAAGAAGATCTCCGCGTGCCGCACCCCCTGCGCGGCGGCCCGGGCGAGATACGCGTTGGCAAGGTCCTCGAAGTCCCGCTCGGTGCGCAGGACGGCCATGAGCTCGTAGTACAGGTTCAGAAAGGACTGGAGGTCCTCGAACCGGTAGGCCTTGCTCAGCGCGTCCGCGTCGACGTAGGGCAGGTCGACGCCGTTGCGCTCGGCCAGCTCGAATGCGAGCTCCGGCTCCAGGGTGCCTTCGATGTGCAGGTGCAGTTCAGCTTTGGGGATGGACATCAGGGCATCGTACGGCGGCTTTACAGCCGTTTCGGAACCGGCACCCTCAGGAGATCATGGGCCACGGTCAGCTCGCCCTCGTATCCGGCCGCCCGAGCCTGCCGCTCGAACTCCTCCGGCTGCGGGTAGCGCTGGCTGAAGTGGGTGAGCACGAGGTGCCGTACACCGGCGTCACGGGCCACGCACGCTGCCTGACCTGCCGTCAGATGACCGTGGTCGAGAGCCAGTTGCTCGTCCTCGTCCAGGAAGGTCGACTCGATGACGAGCATGTCGACGCCGTCCGCGAGGGCGTGCACGCCGTCACAGAGGCGGGTGTCCATGACGAACGCGAACCGCTGGCCCGGGCGGACCTCGCTGACGTCGTCGAGGGAGACACCGTTCAGGGAGCCTTCCCGCTGGATCCGTCCGACGTCGGGCCCCTTGACGCCGTGCGCGGCGAGACGGCCGGGGATCATGCGCCGGCCGTCGGGTTCGGTGAGGCGGTAGCCGTAGGACTCGACGGGGTGGGACAGCTTGCGGGCGTCCAGGGTGTAGCCGCCGGCCTGTGCGAGCACCCCGTCCTCGGCGACCGGCGCCTCGGTGAGCCGGACCGTCTCCCGGTACGCCGTCGCGTACCGGAGCCGGTCGAAGAAGCGCTGCCCCGACTTCGGGTAGTGGGCGGTGACCTCGTGCGGGACCCGGTCGAGGTTGATGCGCTGGATCACGCCCGCCAGGCCCAGGGAGTGGTCGCCGTGGAAGTGGGTGACACAGATCCGGTTGAGGTCGTGGGCGGCGACACCGGCGCGCAGCATCTGACGCTGGGTGCCCTCGCCGGGATCGAAGAGGATGCCCTCGCCGTCCCACCTCAGCAGGTAGCCGTTGTGGTTGCGGTGCCTGGTCGGGACCTGGCTGGCTGTGCCGAGGACGACCAACTCACGTACAGACACGACGAGTTACCCGGGGGGCCACTGGAGGCCACGGCCGCCGATCACATGGGCGTGGGCGTGCCAGACGGTCTGGCCGGCGCCGCTGCCCGTGTTGAAGACGGTGCGGTAGCTGTCCAGCTTCTCGTCGTGGGCGACCGCCTCGGTCTCGCGCAGGACGTCGGCGGCGAGTTCGGGCGCGGCGGCGGCGAGGGCGGCGGCGTTCTCGTGGTGGGCCTTGGGGATCACGAGGACGTGGGTGGGTGCCTGGGGGTTGATGTCCCGGAAGGCGACGGTGGTGTCCGTCTCACGGATGATCGTCGCCGGGATCTGGCCTGCGACGATCTTGCAGAACAGGCAGTCGTCCTGGGGTTCCCCTGGCATGTGGTTCCTTCCGTACGAGGTCCTGAGGCATCTTAACGAGGCAGGCTCGGTGGCATCTTCGCAGGACTGGCCTCCAGCGCCTCCAACGCGATCCGCACCGCCTCGTCGAGCTGCGTGTCCCTCCCCGCCGCGTGGTCCTGGGGCCGCTGCACCACCTCCACGTCGGGATCGACGCCGTGGTTCTCGACCCCCCACTCGTAACCCTCCAGCCAGAAGGCGTACTTCGGCTGGGTGATCAGCGTGCCGTCGACCAGGCGGTAGCGGCTGTCGATGCCGATGACACCTCCCCACGTGCGCGTGCCCACCACCGGGCCGATGCCCAGTGCCTTGATCGCCGCGTTGACGATGTCGCCGTCGGAACCCGAGAACTCGTTCGCCACCGCCACGACCGGACCGCGCGGCGCGTCCCTCGGATAGCTGTACGGCCGCATCCCCCGCGGCAGCGCCCAGCCGACGATCCTGCGGGCCAGCTTCTCGACGACCAGCTGGGAGGTGTGCCCGCCGCGGTTCTCGCGGACGTCGACCACGAGGCCCTCGCGGGCCACCTCGACGCGCAGATCACGGTGGATCTGGGCCCAGCCCGGCGCCTGCATGTCCGGGACGTGCAGATATCCCAACCGGCCGCCGGACTTCTCGTGGACGTAGGCCCGCCGGTCGGCGACCCACGCGTGGTAGCGCAGCGGCTCCTCGTCGGAGATCGGTACGACGACGGCGTGCCGTGGATCGCCGCCGCCGGACGGGGAGATGGTGAGCTCGACCGGTTTGCCCGCCGTGCCGACCAGGAGGGGGCCGGGGCCGGTGACCGGGTCGACCGGGTGGCCGCCGACCGCGACGATCGCGTCCCCGGCCCGGACCGCGGCGCCGGGTGCGGCCAGCGGGGAGCGGGCGTCCGGGTCGGAGGTCTCGGTCGGCAGAATCCGGTCGATGCGCCACTGCGCCGACCCCTGCGGGCCGTCCTCGTGGCGGGAGATGTCGGCGCCGAGGAGCCCCTGGTGGGGGCCGTGGCTGTGGCCGCCGCGAGGGGCGACGTAGGCGTGCGAGGTGCCGAGTTCGCCGTGCACCTCCCAGAGGAGGTCGACCAGGTCGTCGTGGGTGGCCAGCCGGTCCAGGACCGGGCGGTAGCGGTCGAGGACGCCGTTCCAGTCGACGCCGCTCATGTCGGGCCGCCAGAACTGGTCCCGCATGATGCGGCCGGTCTCCTCGAACATCTGCCGCCACTCGGCCGACGGGTCGCAGGTCTGCCGGATCCGTCCGAGGTCGACGGTGATGTTCGTGTCGCTGTCGTCGTCGGAGGCGGCGCGGCGGTCGCTCGGTACGACCTTCAGCCGGCCGTCGGTCCACAGCAGGACGCGCTTGCCGTCGCCGCTGACGGCGAAGTGGTCGGCGTCGACGGCGAGGTGTTCGAGGCGCTGCTGGGCGAGGTCGTAGCGCTGCAGGTCGGTCTTGGGGTCGGGGTCGTCCGGGGTGGCCCGGGAGGAGCCGAGGACGCCCTGGACGGGGTGGCGCAGCCACAGGACGCCGTCCTTGGCCGCGCGCAGGTTGGAGTAGCGGCCGGCCTCGACCGGGAAGGGCACGATCCGGTCGGCGAGGCCTTCGAGGTCGATGCGGGTGGCCGGGGTGCCCTCGCTGTCGGGGGTCTCGTCCTTGTCGGGGGCCTCGAAGGGTCGGCCGTGCCGCTGCGGGCCGAAGGGGGACGGGGTGGTCGCGGCCAGGGTGATCAGGTGCGGGCGGTCGCCGACGACGAAGGCGAGGTCGAAGACGTGCTCGTCGTAGACCGGGTCGAAGGAGCGGTTGGAGAGGAAGGCCAGGTGTTTGCCGTCGAGGGTGAAAGCGGGGGCGTAGTCCTGGAAGCGCAGCGGGGTGGCCTCGGTGACGGATAGGTCGGTGGTGTTGGCGAGGCGCAGCTGGCAGAGCGGGGTGGGGCCGGGGTGCGACCAGGCGAGCCAGGCCGAGTCGGGCGAGAAGGCCAGGCCCCGGACATCGCCGTCCTCGCTGCGGTCGACCTCGCGGACCTCACCGGTCTCCCGCTCGACGAGCAGGACGCGGCCGTCGTGGGCGGCGACCGCGGCCCGGCTGCCGTCGGGGGCCATGGCGAGGCCCAGGACGCGGCCGAGCTGTCCGGCGGCGAGGCGGCGCGGGGTGGCGCCCGGGGCGAGGCCGGTGGCGGGCGCGAACTCCAGGGCGTCGTCGCCCTCCGCGTCCGTCACCCACACCGCCCACTCCTCGCCCTCGGTGCGGAAGGTGCGCGGCAGCCGGGCCCGGACGCCGGGTTCGACGGCGAGCGCGCGGGCCGGGCCCGAGCGGTGGGTGACCCAGTGGACGGCTCCGCGTACGGCGACCGCGCTGCCGCGTGCGGTGTGGTCGGGTGCGGCGGACCCGAACCAGTGGGCGGCGTTCACCGGGAACGGCTGCCGGTCGGCACGCTGGCCGGCCAGCCGGACGTCCAGGCGGCGCGGTTCGGCACCGTCGAGGTCGTCGAGGATCCACAGCTCGCCGGCCGAGGTGTAGACGACGCGGGTGCCGTCGCCGGAGGCGTGCCGGGCGTAGTAGCCGTCGAGGGGCGTGTGCCGTCGCAGGTCGGAGCCGTCGGCGAGGGAGGAGTAGAGGGCGCCGGTGCCCTCGTGGTCGGAGAGGAACGCGATGCGCTCCCCCGCCCACACCGGGTATTCGAGGTTCCCGTCCAGGTCCTCGTGCAGCCTGACGAACTCGCCGTCGCCCTCGCGGTCGATCCACAGCTTGCCCGCCGTGCCGCCCCGGTACCGCTTCCACCAGGCGGCCTCCCGGCCCATGGGCGCGGAGAGCACCACGGTCGCCGGGCCGTAGGCGACATGGCCGACCGGGCCGTACGGCAGGACGGTGCCGGGTCCGCCGTCGAGCGGCAGGGCGTGCGCCCAGCTGCGGCGCAGGCTCGCCCGGCCGTGGGTGGTGATCGCGAGGACGTCCCCGTCCGGGGTCCAGCCGCGCACCTGGGTGCGTGAACTGCCCCAGTGGGTCAGCCTCCTGACCGGTCCGCCGTCGACCGGGGCGATGTGCACCTCGGGGGCGCCTCCGTAGGGGGAGGTCCAGGCGACGGTGGTGCCGTCGGGTGAGATACGGGGGTGGGTGACGGGCACGTTGTCCGCGCTGACACGCCAGGCGCGGCCGCCGTCGAGCGGCGCGAGCCACACGTCGTCCTCGGCGGTGAAGGCCACCAACTCGCCCTGCAGATGCGGAAACCGGAGATATGCGGACGTCGCAGGCTGTGTCACCCGGTCACCCTATGCACGGGCGGTCCCCGTGCACAGCTTTTTCGATCACTTGCCGTCGGGCCAGCACTGCGGGTCCTTCTGGCACCAGATGGTCTTCGTGACCGTCACGGTGACGGTGGGGCCGGGCTGTCCCGGGTTGTTGACCGGCGGCGTGGGCGTGGCGGTGCAGTCGCCGAGGCCCTGCACGTGGAACCACTGCTTGCCGCCCACCGTGGCGGTGAGGTCGCCGCGCACACACGCACCGCTGACGGCCCGGGTCACCTTGCCCTTGACGGTGATGTCCTTGCCGTCATTCGTCTTTCCCTGGCAGTCGACGGTGGCGACGGGGTTCACACTGGCGCTGGGGGTCCGGTCGCCGTTGCCGTAGGAGGCCCGGCAGGTCAGCCATGTCACGTCGGCCTTCTGCCGGTTGAGCTCCTTGGTGACCAGCTGGTCGGTGGTGTACGAGATGGTCGCGGAGCTGACCACGCCGGCCGGGTCACAGGCGGCGACCCCGCCCACGGCCAGTACGGCACCCCCGACCACGCCCGCCACCCGCATCCCGCGCGGCCGACGCCCGTTCCGTCTCAACGCCACCATGGAGGGCAGCCTGCCACTGTCCCGCCCCGGAGGGTAGGGCGCATACGGCCACGCGCGCGCCGGTCGGGCTACGTTGGGCGGATGCGTGGAAACCGTGCGGCGAGACGGCTCGTCGTGGACGACCGGACCTACATATGGAGCCTCCGGCACAAGCACCGGGACGGCGACGTCTGCCGCGACGTGCTCCAGCTGATCCTCGACGGGGTCCGCACCCGGATCGTCTTCCGGACGGGCGAGGGCCGGGGCATCTCCGGCTGCTACGCGCTCGACGGCTTTGTGGCGACCGGCCCCGGCAGGGCGCTCAACCTGAACGAGCCCGGTACCGTACGCCGTCTGGTCGACGAGGCGACGGCCCGCGGACTCCTACCGCACGGCGGGGAGTTGGACGGCTGGGACCTGTTCGACGCAGTGCTCAGCCGCGCAGCAGCAGCCACTCCTGAAGCTCCACCAGGTTCCCCTCCGGGTCCTTGAGGTGGGCGACCCGCATCCGCTCCGTCATGGGGACCGGGCCGCGCAGCAGGGTGGCGCCGCGGGCGGTGATCTGCTCGCAGTAGGCGTCCAGTTCGTCCACGCGCAGCACCACGAGGGAGCGGTGGCCGGTGGCCGTGTCACCCAGTTCGCCGAGGACCTCCGCCATCATCGACCGGTCCTGCAGGGCGATGCCCGCCGAGCCGGTGGCGGGGCTGAACTTCTCGTACGGTCCGCCCGTCGCCCCCGACTGGGGCTTGAGGCCGAGGACGTCGGCGTAGAAGTGGTAGCAGGCGGCGAAGTCGCTGACGAGCAGGCGTACCTGGGCGAGTTCCACGGTGTTCCTCTCGGGCTCAGGACCAGCGGCCGGTACGGCCCAGCAGCAGGGCCGCGGCCGCCGTCCCGGCGGTAGATGTCCGCAACACGGTAGGTCCGAGGACATACGCCCGCGCACCCGCCTCTTCGAAAAGCGTCAACTCGTCCTTGGCGACGCCGCCTTCGGGGCCGACGACCAGCACGATCTCGCCCTCGTCGGGGAGTTCGGCGGTGGCCAGTGGCCACCTGCCGCGCTCGAAGTCGGAGTGGAGCACGGCGGCGAAGTCGGCTTCGGCGAGAAGTGCGGCAACCTGTTTCGTGGTCGCCGCGTCCGCGATCTCGGGGAAGCGGAGCCGCCTGGACTGCTTGCCGGCCTCACGGGCGGTGGCCCGCCACTTGCCGAGCGACTTCAGTCCCCGTTCGCCCTTCCACTGGGTGATGCAGCGGGCCGCCTGCCAGGGCACGACGGCGTCGACGCCGACCTCGGTCATGGTCTCGACGGCCAACTCACCGCGGTCGCCCTTGGGGAGTGCCTGGACGACGGTGATACGGGGCTGTGCGGCGGGTTGTTCGGACACCGAGTCCAGCTGGACGATCAGCCGGTCCTTGCCCTCGGTTCCGAGCACCACGCAGTCGGCCCAGCGCCCGGCGCCGTCGGTGAGAATGACGTCCTCGCCGGGCTGGAGCCGCTTCACGGAAACGGCGTGGCGCCCTTCGGGGCCGTCGAGGACGTACCGTCCGCCGCTGCCCGGCTCGGTCTGCTCGACGAAGCGCTCGACGACGAACACCGGTGCGGTCATCGCAGGTCCCCCTTGGCCGACAACGCTGTCCTGGCGTCCGCGAGTTCGGCCGCGAGGAGCTCCACGAGCTGTCCGGCCGGCAGTTCGCGTGCCATCCGGTGTCCCTGTCCGGCCCACAGCGACATGCCCTGCGCGTCCTTGGCCTTGGCGGCGGCCTTTCGCAGGGGCGTGGTGAGGTGGTGGATCTCGGGGTAGGCGGCGGGGGCGTAGGGGCCGTGCTCGCGCATGAAGCGGTTGACCAGACCGCGGGCGGGGCGGCCGGAGAAGGCGCGGGTCAACTCGGTGCGCACGTAGAGGGGGTTGGTCAGCGCCTGCTTGTGCACGTCGTGGGCGCCGGACTCGTGTGTGGCGAGGAACGCCGTGCCGAGCTGGGCCGCGTCGGCTCCGGCGGCGAGGACGGCGGCGATCTGGCTGCCGCGCATGATGCCGCCGGCGGCGACGATCGGAAGGGTCACCGTCTCGCGTATCTGGGCGACGAGGGACAGCAGGCCGAGGCCGGAGTCGTCCTGCTCGGGGATGTCCCGGTGGGTGCCCTGGTGACCGCCGGCCTCCACGCCCTGGGCGATCACGGCGTCGGCGCCCGCGTACTGCACGGCGAGGGCCTCTTCGGGGGTGGTCGCGGTGACGAGGGTGAAGGTGCCGGCCCGGCGCAGCGTCTGAAGGGCCTCACCACTCGGGATGCCGAAGTGGAAGGAGGCCACCTTGACCGGGTTGTCGAGCAGGACGGCGAACTTGGCGTCGTAGCCGTCGTCACGTCCGCTGTCGGGGTCGCCGAGCTCGGTCTCGTACCAGGTGGCCTCGCCGGCCAGCTGGTGGGCGTAGACCTCGACGGCGGCCGGGTCCGCGGACTCCGGCTGCGGCATGAAGAGGTTGACGCCGAAGGGCCGTCCGGTGAGCCCCCGAAGCTGCTTGATCTCCTGGTACATCCCGTCGGCCGTCTTGTGTCCGGCGGCGAGGAACCCGAGCCCGCCCGCGTCGGACACGGCGGCGGCGAGCCGCGGCACGGAGACGCCGCCCGCCATGGGCGCCTGCACGATCGGGTGAGGGAAGAGATCGGTCAGTGCGGAGGACATGACGGCATGTTGTCACGTCCTCCGGACAAGTCCGAATCCGGCCTTCGACCCGGCGAGGACCACCGGAGCGCCGGTCGACGACCGGCGGATTCCGGCCCGTCCGGCGTCCGGGGCAAGGCCGTTCGGGCCGAGAGAAGCCGAGGGAGGCCGGCCGCCGGGGCCCCGGCGGCCGTCCCACGGCTCATGGCTCACGCGCGACCGTTGAACGCGTCCTTCAGCCGGGAGAACAAGCCCTGCTGTCCGGGCTGGAACTGCCCGGTGGGCCGCTCCTCGCCCCGCAGCTTGGCCAGCTCGCGCAGCAGCCGCTCCTGCTCGGGGTCGAGCTTGTTCGGCGTCTGGACCTCGACGTGCACGATGAGGTCGCCCCGGCCGCCGCCGCGCAGGTGCGTGACGCCCCGGCTGTGCAGGGGGATCGACTGGCCGGACTGGGTGCCCGGTCGGATGTCGACCTCCTCCATGCCGTCGAGGGTCTCCAGCGGGACCTTGGTGCCGAGGGAGGCCGCGGTCATCGGGAGGGTGACCGTGCAGTGCAGGTCGTCGCCGCGCCGCTGGAACTGCGAGTGCGGCAGCTCGTGGATCTCGACGTACAGGTCACCGGCGGGACCGCCGCCGGGGCCGACCTCGCCCTCACCGGCGAGCTGGATCCGGGTGCCGTTGTCGACACCGGCCGGGATCTTGACCGTCAGCGTCCGGCGCGAGCGGACCCGGCCGTCGCCGGCGCACTCGGGGCACGGGGTCGGGACGACGGTGCCGAAGCCCTGGCACTGCGGGCACGGCCGCGAGGTCATGACCTGGCCGAGGAAGGACCGCGTCACCTGCGACACCTCACCGCGGCCGCGGCACATGTCACACGTCTGCGCGGAGGTGCCCGGCGCCGCGCCCTCACCGCTGCAGGTGGTGCAGACGATCGCCGTGTCGACCTGGATGTCCTTCGTCGTGCCGAAGGCCGCCTCGTCGAGCTCGATCTCCAGCCGGATCATGGCGTCCTGGCCGCGCCGGGTGCGTGAGCGCGGACCCCGCTGCGACGCCGTACCGAAGAACGCGTCCATGATGTCCGAGAAGTTCCCGAACCCGCCGGCTCCGAAGCCGCCCGCGCCGCCGCCGCCCGCCTGCGAGAGCGGGTCGCCGCCGAGGTCGTAGACCTGCTTCTTCTGCGGGTCCGACAGCACCTCGTAGGCGGCGTTGATCTCCTTGAACCGCTCCTGGGTCTTCGGATCCGGGTTGACGTCCGGGTGCAGCTCGCGAGCGAGCCGACGGAACGCCTTCTTGATCTCTTCCTGCGACGCGTCGCGGCGCACGCCGAGAACGGCGTAGTAGTCCGTGGCCACTTACGACTCCGCCAGGATCTGTCCGACGTACCGTGCCACTGCGCGTACCGCTCCCATCGTTCCCGGGTAATCCATGCGGGTCGGTCCGACCACGCCGAGCTTGGCGACCGCCTCGTTGCCCGAACCGTAGCCGACCGACACCACTGAAGTGGAGTTGAGTCCCTCGTAGGCGTTCTCGTGACCGATGCGTACGGTCATGCCCGAATCTCCGGCCTCACCAAGGAGTTTGAGGAGGACGACCTGCTCCTCCAGAGCCTCCAGGACGGGCCGGATGGTGAGGGGAAAGTCATGTCCGAAGCGGGTGAGATTGGCGGTGCCGCCGATCATCAGCCGCTCCTCGTTCTCCTCGACGAGCGTCTCCAAAAGAGTGGAGAGCACCGTGGTGACGGTACCCCGGTCCTCGCCGTCGAACCCCTCCGGCAGGTCCTCGACCAGCCGGGGCACATCGGCGAACCGCCGCCCCGCGACCCGGCTGTTGAGCCGCGCCCGCAGATCGGCGAGCGAGGCCTCCCCGAAGGGCGCCGGGCAGTCGACCATGCGCTGCTCGACCCGGCCGGTGTCCGTGATCAGCACGAGCATCACGCGCGCGGGGGCGAGTGACAGCAGTTCCACGTGCCGCACGGTCGAGCGGGTCAGTGAGGGGTACTGCACGACGGCGACCTGCCGCGTGAGCTGCGCGAGCAGCCGCACGGTCCGCGCCACCACGTCGTCGAGGTCGACGGCGCCGTCGAGGAAGTTCTGGATGGCGCGCCGCTCGGGCGCGGTCATCGGCTTGACGCCGGCCAGCTTGTCGACGAAGAGGCGGTACCCCTTGTCCGTGGGGATCCGCCCGGCACTGGTGTGCGGCTGGGCGATGAACCCCTCGTCCTCCAGGGCCGCCATGTCGTTACGGACGGTCGCCGGGGACACTCCGAGGTTGTGCCGCTCGGTCAGGGCCTTCGACCCGACCGGCTCCTCGGTGCCGACATAATCCTGGACGATGGCGCGCAGCACCTGGAGCCTGCGTTCACTCAGCATCGCGCACACCTCCAGAAGTCGATCCCTCGTCGCCTCGCCTGGCACTCTGTCCGTCCGAGTGCCAGCGCTCCCGGGCCAGTGTACGGCGGTGGGGTACTCCCAGGGCAAGGCTGGTCCCGGCAGGACCGCTTGGACCGGCAGGGCCCGTCCGGCGGATCAGGCCGACTTTCAGGGGCGACGCCCCATACGTGCAGGTGGGCGGGGGCGATGGGGGTGCCTCCCGCGCAAGGTCGATTCGAGCGCGGGGGCGTGCCGCTGCACGCCGGAGGAGGGAGTCGACGCGGAGCTCCGGCGAGTGCCGACAACGCGGCCGCCTGCACGAACCGCCGGACAGGGCCTAGCGTCGCGGTATGACGGTGACTTGGGAAGAGCTCGGGTGGGAGCGGGTCGCGGCCGGGGTGGGGCGGTGCCGGCTGCCCGGCTGGGACTGCACGGCGGGCCTGGTGATCGGCGAGGGCACGGCCCTGTTGATCGATTCCGGCTCCGGTCTCGCGGAGGGCGTCCGCCTGCGCGCACAGGCCGAGGAACTCGC
This is a stretch of genomic DNA from Streptomyces sp. NBC_00285. It encodes these proteins:
- a CDS encoding VOC family protein — protein: MELAQVRLLVSDFAACYHFYADVLGLKPQSGATGGPYEKFSPATGSAGIALQDRSMMAEVLGELGDTATGHRSLVVLRVDELDAYCEQITARGATLLRGPVPMTERMRVAHLKDPEGNLVELQEWLLLRG
- a CDS encoding HIT domain-containing protein, with the translated sequence MPGEPQDDCLFCKIVAGQIPATIIRETDTTVAFRDINPQAPTHVLVIPKAHHENAAALAAAAPELAADVLRETEAVAHDEKLDSYRTVFNTGSGAGQTVWHAHAHVIGGRGLQWPPG
- the hrcA gene encoding heat-inducible transcriptional repressor HrcA, with protein sequence MLSERRLQVLRAIVQDYVGTEEPVGSKALTERHNLGVSPATVRNDMAALEDEGFIAQPHTSAGRIPTDKGYRLFVDKLAGVKPMTAPERRAIQNFLDGAVDLDDVVARTVRLLAQLTRQVAVVQYPSLTRSTVRHVELLSLAPARVMLVLITDTGRVEQRMVDCPAPFGEASLADLRARLNSRVAGRRFADVPRLVEDLPEGFDGEDRGTVTTVLSTLLETLVEENEERLMIGGTANLTRFGHDFPLTIRPVLEALEEQVVLLKLLGEAGDSGMTVRIGHENAYEGLNSTSVVSVGYGSGNEAVAKLGVVGPTRMDYPGTMGAVRAVARYVGQILAES
- a CDS encoding adenosine deaminase, whose translation is MSIPKAELHLHIEGTLEPELAFELAERNGVDLPYVDADALSKAYRFEDLQSFLNLYYELMAVLRTERDFEDLANAYLARAAAQGVRHAEIFFDPQAHIARGVDMGTVVEGLWRALGSSAENHGVTTQLIMCFLRDESAESALATLEAAKPHLDRIVGVGLDSAEVGHPPVKFREVYEAAAALGLRRVAHAGEEGPPEYVVEALDVLGVERIDHGLRCMESPELVARLVRDRVPLTLCPLSNVRLRTVDVLADHPLPAMLDAGLMCTVNSDDPAYFGGYAGDNFDAVRSALGLGEERLRELARNSFLASFLEHDEELRARYLAEVDAYEF
- a CDS encoding ribonuclease Z; amino-acid sequence: MSVRELVVLGTASQVPTRHRNHNGYLLRWDGEGILFDPGEGTQRQMLRAGVAAHDLNRICVTHFHGDHSLGLAGVIQRINLDRVPHEVTAHYPKSGQRFFDRLRYATAYRETVRLTEAPVAEDGVLAQAGGYTLDARKLSHPVESYGYRLTEPDGRRMIPGRLAAHGVKGPDVGRIQREGSLNGVSLDDVSEVRPGQRFAFVMDTRLCDGVHALADGVDMLVIESTFLDEDEQLALDHGHLTAGQAACVARDAGVRHLVLTHFSQRYPQPEEFERQARAAGYEGELTVAHDLLRVPVPKRL
- a CDS encoding S41 family peptidase — protein: MTQPATSAYLRFPHLQGELVAFTAEDDVWLAPLDGGRAWRVSADNVPVTHPRISPDGTTVAWTSPYGGAPEVHIAPVDGGPVRRLTHWGSSRTQVRGWTPDGDVLAITTHGRASLRRSWAHALPLDGGPGTVLPYGPVGHVAYGPATVVLSAPMGREAAWWKRYRGGTAGKLWIDREGDGEFVRLHEDLDGNLEYPVWAGERIAFLSDHEGTGALYSSLADGSDLRRHTPLDGYYARHASGDGTRVVYTSAGELWILDDLDGAEPRRLDVRLAGQRADRQPFPVNAAHWFGSAAPDHTARGSAVAVRGAVHWVTHRSGPARALAVEPGVRARLPRTFRTEGEEWAVWVTDAEGDDALEFAPATGLAPGATPRRLAAGQLGRVLGLAMAPDGSRAAVAAHDGRVLLVERETGEVREVDRSEDGDVRGLAFSPDSAWLAWSHPGPTPLCQLRLANTTDLSVTEATPLRFQDYAPAFTLDGKHLAFLSNRSFDPVYDEHVFDLAFVVGDRPHLITLAATTPSPFGPQRHGRPFEAPDKDETPDSEGTPATRIDLEGLADRIVPFPVEAGRYSNLRAAKDGVLWLRHPVQGVLGSSRATPDDPDPKTDLQRYDLAQQRLEHLAVDADHFAVSGDGKRVLLWTDGRLKVVPSDRRAASDDDSDTNITVDLGRIRQTCDPSAEWRQMFEETGRIMRDQFWRPDMSGVDWNGVLDRYRPVLDRLATHDDLVDLLWEVHGELGTSHAYVAPRGGHSHGPHQGLLGADISRHEDGPQGSAQWRIDRILPTETSDPDARSPLAAPGAAVRAGDAIVAVGGHPVDPVTGPGPLLVGTAGKPVELTISPSGGGDPRHAVVVPISDEEPLRYHAWVADRRAYVHEKSGGRLGYLHVPDMQAPGWAQIHRDLRVEVAREGLVVDVRENRGGHTSQLVVEKLARRIVGWALPRGMRPYSYPRDAPRGPVVAVANEFSGSDGDIVNAAIKALGIGPVVGTRTWGGVIGIDSRYRLVDGTLITQPKYAFWLEGYEWGVENHGVDPDVEVVQRPQDHAAGRDTQLDEAVRIALEALEASPAKMPPSLPR
- a CDS encoding nitronate monooxygenase, producing MSSALTDLFPHPIVQAPMAGGVSVPRLAAAVSDAGGLGFLAAGHKTADGMYQEIKQLRGLTGRPFGVNLFMPQPESADPAAVEVYAHQLAGEATWYETELGDPDSGRDDGYDAKFAVLLDNPVKVASFHFGIPSGEALQTLRRAGTFTLVTATTPEEALAVQYAGADAVIAQGVEAGGHQGTHRDIPEQDDSGLGLLSLVAQIRETVTLPIVAAGGIMRGSQIAAVLAAGADAAQLGTAFLATHESGAHDVHKQALTNPLYVRTELTRAFSGRPARGLVNRFMREHGPYAPAAYPEIHHLTTPLRKAAAKAKDAQGMSLWAGQGHRMARELPAGQLVELLAAELADARTALSAKGDLR
- a CDS encoding 16S rRNA (uracil(1498)-N(3))-methyltransferase, with the translated sequence MTAPVFVVERFVEQTEPGSGGRYVLDGPEGRHAVSVKRLQPGEDVILTDGAGRWADCVVLGTEGKDRLIVQLDSVSEQPAAQPRITVVQALPKGDRGELAVETMTEVGVDAVVPWQAARCITQWKGERGLKSLGKWRATAREAGKQSRRLRFPEIADAATTKQVAALLAEADFAAVLHSDFERGRWPLATAELPDEGEIVLVVGPEGGVAKDELTLFEEAGARAYVLGPTVLRTSTAGTAAAALLLGRTGRWS
- the dnaJ gene encoding molecular chaperone DnaJ; this encodes MATDYYAVLGVRRDASQEEIKKAFRRLARELHPDVNPDPKTQERFKEINAAYEVLSDPQKKQVYDLGGDPLSQAGGGGAGGFGAGGFGNFSDIMDAFFGTASQRGPRSRTRRGQDAMIRLEIELDEAAFGTTKDIQVDTAIVCTTCSGEGAAPGTSAQTCDMCRGRGEVSQVTRSFLGQVMTSRPCPQCQGFGTVVPTPCPECAGDGRVRSRRTLTVKIPAGVDNGTRIQLAGEGEVGPGGGPAGDLYVEIHELPHSQFQRRGDDLHCTVTLPMTAASLGTKVPLETLDGMEEVDIRPGTQSGQSIPLHSRGVTHLRGGGRGDLIVHVEVQTPNKLDPEQERLLRELAKLRGEERPTGQFQPGQQGLFSRLKDAFNGRA